The following are encoded together in the Cyanobacterium aponinum PCC 10605 genome:
- a CDS encoding esterase/lipase family protein, which produces MNQKKVLMVHGITDTGKIFQSMGNILEKYGYQPHTIDLIPSIGIADLRDLAQQLKQFINNNFHEQEKINLIGFSMGGLVTRYYLQRLDGIDRVNKYVSISAPNNGTNNAHFLPLKGIQQMRPNSEFLQDLNNDVKDILSKIETLVMWTPFDAMILPPKSSVMGVGKEVNFPVLIHRWMLEDKRVFNAILNFLGNKS; this is translated from the coding sequence ATGAATCAAAAAAAAGTATTAATGGTTCACGGTATTACAGATACAGGGAAAATATTTCAATCCATGGGTAATATTTTGGAAAAATACGGTTATCAACCCCATACTATTGACCTAATTCCTAGCATTGGTATTGCCGACTTAAGAGATTTAGCACAACAACTTAAACAATTCATAAACAATAATTTTCATGAGCAAGAAAAAATAAACTTAATTGGTTTTAGCATGGGGGGATTAGTTACTAGATACTATTTACAGAGATTAGACGGTATTGATAGAGTTAATAAATATGTTAGTATTTCTGCTCCTAATAACGGTACAAATAACGCTCATTTTCTACCCCTAAAAGGTATTCAACAGATGCGTCCAAATAGTGAATTTTTACAGGACTTAAATAATGATGTAAAAGATATATTAAGTAAAATTGAAACCCTAGTGATGTGGACTCCTTTTGATGCTATGATTTTGCCTCCTAAAAGTTCTGTTATGGGAGTAGGAAAAGAGGTAAATTTCCCTGTATTAATTCATCGGTGGATGCTGGAAGATAAAAGAGTTTTTAATGCAATCCTTAATTTCCTTGGCAATAAATCATAA
- a CDS encoding DNA phosphorothioation-associated protein 4, with product MSNRVRISQDKADLVQNLVISPDNPQGVFSTYADLMAFAAALGKRYNFSVTLGAIAKEPSPISIEVFNSRGYESLFKLLGITSTHNLNIISSYEENQEEARIKIFEEYANGGLDRLQQQLKGAVDYSERILLILTQEKECLSNGENKNFDLRKFIK from the coding sequence ATGTCTAATAGAGTTAGAATATCTCAGGATAAAGCTGATTTAGTCCAAAATTTAGTAATCTCTCCTGATAATCCCCAAGGAGTATTTTCTACTTATGCGGATTTAATGGCTTTCGCCGCCGCTTTAGGTAAAAGGTATAATTTTTCTGTGACTTTAGGTGCGATCGCAAAAGAACCTTCCCCCATCAGTATAGAGGTTTTTAACTCCCGTGGTTATGAATCTTTATTTAAACTGTTAGGCATTACTAGCACCCACAACTTAAATATTATTTCTAGCTATGAAGAGAATCAAGAAGAAGCCAGAATTAAAATTTTTGAAGAATATGCCAATGGCGGATTAGATAGATTACAACAACAATTAAAAGGAGCAGTTGACTATAGTGAGAGAATATTATTAATTCTTACTCAAGAAAAAGAGTGTCTTTCAAACGGGGAAAATAAGAATTTCGACCTTAGAAAATTTATTAAATAG
- a CDS encoding EAL domain-containing protein, producing MNEPVELKHIIHITYGDIRQRIVLSNEIHSIGRHSSNKIVIHHPTISRFHCTILPVKYKGENQQTLFWIIDGDLKGNRSSNGIFINGNKCLSYELSSGDSIKIGGNEVEICYEIINEESGSYLAISEENISSVNSSNIVINSKYPKISSSQTTITEENQEQEEKFIREVLFTLHQNNNHIKAPYIHINKDGKIIHFNSFFKDFFPDFNRNSYPNPFVDNLHQDLKSNGNNFCIREIKHQNKCYTQYANYKQQQDIIESYIFCFEDRYTLEKNLQENEEKYRAVVRQISEGIILVDPISKQIIEANQAYCSLIGYSNEEILTLKIYDVLATDPEVHDSIIRKVQKNRLNLVQESIHRHRNRHFIDVEVNISSIYYGAKEYICYAVRDITERKMAQEMLCYQACHDLLTQLGNRNLFNEQLYKAIARSQRYKSKLAVIFIDLDRFKHINDTLGHDVGDRFLQEVAIRIKNCLRSADVIARWGGDEFTILLSEIKNPQDATIVSKRIFNSLKQPIIISEYQLYCHLSMGIAIYPQDGENPENLVKNADIALYRSKDSGGNQYQYYNPSMNKRNTELLHLETNLYQAIRESQLCLYYQPQININTGKVTGMEALIRWQHPDLGMVSPDQFIPIAEETGFINSIGEWVLFTACEQNKKWQQSGLTPLKIAVNLSPRQCQPNLVTSLKQILKETKLEPEYLELEITETSIIVHPELTQEILEELTEIGISITMDDFGSGYSSVGYLKKFPFQKIKIDQSFVRDLKNEPSDLAIISAVITLGKGFNLQVVAEGVESQEQAYLLKNLQCDTMQGYFFSYPLPVDEATKFIQSVANEGIFLP from the coding sequence ATGAATGAACCAGTAGAACTAAAACATATAATACATATTACTTATGGGGATATAAGACAAAGAATAGTATTGAGCAATGAAATACACTCTATTGGGCGTCATTCTAGTAATAAAATTGTTATTCATCATCCAACAATATCTCGATTTCATTGTACGATACTACCAGTAAAATACAAGGGAGAGAATCAACAAACTCTTTTTTGGATTATTGATGGTGATTTAAAGGGAAATCGTAGCTCTAATGGTATATTTATTAATGGGAATAAATGTTTGTCGTATGAATTGAGTTCTGGAGACTCCATAAAAATAGGGGGCAATGAAGTTGAAATTTGTTATGAAATTATTAATGAAGAAAGTGGTAGCTATTTAGCTATTTCAGAGGAGAATATATCATCAGTTAATTCATCTAACATTGTCATAAATTCTAAATACCCAAAAATATCTTCTTCACAAACTACTATTACAGAAGAAAATCAAGAGCAAGAGGAAAAATTTATTAGGGAAGTTTTATTTACTTTACATCAAAATAATAACCATATTAAAGCCCCTTACATTCATATAAATAAAGATGGAAAAATAATTCACTTTAATTCATTTTTTAAAGACTTTTTCCCCGATTTTAATCGTAATAGTTATCCTAATCCTTTTGTGGATAATTTACATCAAGATTTGAAATCAAATGGCAATAATTTTTGTATCAGAGAAATTAAACATCAAAATAAATGCTATACTCAGTATGCTAATTATAAACAGCAACAAGATATTATTGAAAGCTATATTTTTTGTTTTGAAGATAGATATACCTTAGAAAAAAATTTGCAAGAAAATGAAGAAAAATATCGAGCAGTAGTAAGACAAATATCTGAAGGAATAATTTTAGTTGATCCTATTTCTAAACAAATTATTGAAGCAAATCAAGCCTATTGTAGTCTAATCGGTTATAGTAACGAGGAAATTTTAACCTTAAAAATTTATGATGTTTTAGCCACTGATCCTGAAGTACATGATAGTATAATCCGTAAAGTTCAAAAAAATCGTCTTAATTTAGTTCAAGAATCTATTCATCGTCATCGCAACCGTCACTTCATTGATGTTGAAGTCAATATTAGTAGTATTTACTATGGTGCTAAAGAATATATTTGCTATGCAGTCCGAGATATTACAGAAAGAAAAATGGCACAGGAGATGCTATGTTATCAAGCCTGTCATGACTTACTTACACAGCTAGGCAACAGAAATCTATTTAATGAACAACTATATAAGGCGATCGCACGTTCTCAAAGGTATAAAAGTAAACTAGCTGTAATATTTATTGATTTAGATCGTTTCAAGCATATTAATGATACTTTAGGTCACGATGTAGGCGATCGCTTTTTGCAAGAAGTAGCTATAAGAATAAAAAACTGTCTCAGGAGTGCTGATGTAATTGCCCGTTGGGGAGGGGATGAATTCACCATACTGTTATCAGAAATCAAAAATCCTCAAGATGCAACCATTGTCTCTAAAAGGATATTTAATAGCCTTAAACAACCGATAATTATTTCCGAATATCAACTATACTGCCATTTAAGTATGGGTATAGCTATTTATCCTCAAGACGGTGAAAACCCAGAAAACTTAGTCAAAAATGCTGACATAGCCTTATATCGCAGTAAAGATAGTGGCGGGAATCAATATCAGTATTATAATCCCTCCATGAACAAAAGAAATACAGAATTATTACACTTAGAAACAAACCTTTATCAAGCAATAAGAGAAAGCCAACTCTGCTTATATTATCAACCGCAGATAAATATTAACACAGGTAAAGTAACGGGAATGGAAGCCTTAATTCGTTGGCAACACCCCGATTTAGGAATGGTATCACCAGACCAATTTATACCTATTGCCGAAGAAACAGGATTTATTAATAGCATCGGAGAATGGGTTTTATTTACGGCTTGTGAACAAAATAAAAAATGGCAACAATCAGGTTTAACTCCCCTTAAAATAGCAGTTAACTTATCCCCTAGGCAATGTCAACCAAACCTAGTCACATCACTCAAACAAATTCTTAAAGAAACAAAATTAGAGCCAGAATATTTAGAGCTAGAAATAACAGAAACAAGTATTATTGTTCATCCAGAATTAACCCAAGAAATTTTAGAAGAATTGACAGAAATAGGTATTTCTATTACTATGGACGATTTTGGCTCTGGTTATTCTTCTGTCGGTTATTTAAAAAAATTTCCTTTTCAAAAAATAAAAATAGACCAAAGTTTTGTCAGAGATTTAAAAAATGAACCCAGCGACTTAGCCATTATTTCGGCAGTGATAACTCTAGGAAAAGGCTTCAATTTACAAGTGGTTGCAGAAGGGGTAGAAAGTCAAGAACAAGCCTACCTACTTAAAAATCTACAATGTGACACTATGCAAGGTTATTTTTTCAGTTATCCTTTACCTGTGGATGAGGCGACAAAATTTATTCAATCTGTTGCCAATGAGGGAATTTTCTTACCATAA
- a CDS encoding PAS domain-containing protein — translation MLENNHNYLYKLAWEYHPNALIAVNSDLEIQLVNPAFCTLFKLESCAIKGQSAVNILGDIEHLKSAWKENKNIENSIKEYPKPEIFVKEFIYPIEEKNLILCIMIDLTSEIKQKKELTKMQEQMIKQVNNVVNNQMKVAQEIAGLLGETTAETKVNLFKLLQLFNNQ, via the coding sequence ATGTTAGAAAATAATCATAACTATCTCTATAAATTAGCGTGGGAATATCACCCCAATGCACTAATTGCCGTCAATTCTGACCTAGAAATTCAGTTGGTTAACCCTGCTTTTTGTACACTATTTAAACTGGAAAGTTGTGCAATCAAAGGTCAATCAGCTGTTAATATTCTCGGTGATATAGAACATTTAAAAAGTGCTTGGAAAGAGAATAAAAATATAGAAAATTCAATTAAAGAATATCCTAAACCAGAGATATTTGTTAAAGAATTTATTTACCCTATAGAAGAAAAAAATTTGATTCTCTGCATAATGATAGATCTAACGTCTGAAATTAAACAAAAGAAAGAATTAACAAAAATGCAAGAACAAATGATTAAACAAGTAAATAATGTTGTTAATAATCAGATGAAAGTTGCCCAAGAAATTGCAGGACTTTTGGGGGAAACAACAGCAGAGACAAAAGTTAATTTATTTAAGTTATTACAATTGTTTAATAATCAATAA
- a CDS encoding ferredoxin:protochlorophyllide reductase (ATP-dependent) subunit N has translation MTFTPEKTATPELNFECETGNYHTFCPISCVAWLYQKIEDSFFLVIGTKTCGYFLQNAMGVMIFAEPRYAMAELEEGDISAQLNDYNELKRLCDQIKRDRNPSVIVWIGTCTTEIIKMDLEGIAPQLEQEIGIPIVVARANGLDYAFTQGEDTVLAAMANRCPKEAEVKQIEDKQERNAIQKLLNFGKKQEETVHNEYHEHPPLVLFGSLPDPVVTNLTLELKKQGVKIDGWLPAKRYTELPIIDEGYYVAGVNPFLSRTATTLMRRRKCKLIGAPFPIGPDGTRAWIEKICSVLGVEPQGLEEREAKIWENLQDYVDLIKGKSVFFMGDNLLEISLARFLIRCGMTVPEIGIPYMDKRYQKAELEFLAQTCQEMGVSLPTIVEKPDNYNQLQRIKKIQPDLVITGMAHANPLEARGISTKWSVEFTFAQIHGFTNARDILELVTRPLRRNNNLKDLGWSKLVKEEATL, from the coding sequence ATGACTTTTACACCCGAAAAAACTGCTACTCCTGAATTAAATTTTGAATGCGAAACCGGTAATTATCACACTTTTTGCCCTATCAGTTGCGTGGCTTGGTTATATCAAAAAATTGAAGATAGTTTCTTCTTAGTTATTGGTACAAAAACCTGCGGTTATTTCCTTCAAAATGCGATGGGAGTAATGATTTTCGCTGAACCTCGTTACGCTATGGCTGAACTCGAAGAAGGAGATATTTCCGCCCAATTAAACGACTATAATGAATTAAAACGCCTCTGTGATCAAATAAAGCGCGATCGCAATCCAAGTGTAATTGTTTGGATTGGTACTTGTACCACAGAAATTATCAAGATGGATTTAGAAGGTATCGCTCCTCAGTTAGAACAAGAAATTGGTATCCCTATTGTGGTAGCTCGTGCTAATGGTTTAGATTATGCCTTTACTCAAGGAGAAGATACGGTATTAGCGGCCATGGCGAATCGTTGTCCGAAGGAAGCAGAGGTTAAACAGATAGAAGATAAGCAAGAAAGAAATGCCATCCAGAAATTACTTAATTTTGGCAAAAAACAGGAAGAAACAGTTCATAACGAATATCACGAGCATCCCCCATTAGTCTTATTTGGTTCATTACCTGATCCTGTTGTTACTAATTTAACCCTAGAGTTGAAGAAACAGGGAGTCAAAATCGATGGTTGGCTACCTGCGAAACGTTATACCGAGTTACCCATAATTGATGAAGGTTATTATGTGGCAGGAGTAAATCCTTTCTTGAGTCGCACTGCTACCACTTTAATGCGTCGCCGTAAGTGTAAGCTCATTGGCGCACCCTTCCCTATTGGGCCTGATGGCACTAGGGCATGGATTGAGAAAATTTGCTCTGTATTAGGAGTTGAGCCTCAAGGTTTAGAAGAAAGAGAGGCAAAAATCTGGGAAAATCTGCAAGATTATGTTGATTTAATTAAAGGTAAGTCAGTTTTCTTTATGGGTGACAATTTACTCGAAATTTCTCTTGCTCGTTTCTTAATTCGTTGCGGTATGACCGTGCCTGAAATTGGTATTCCTTATATGGATAAACGCTATCAAAAAGCAGAATTAGAGTTTCTTGCCCAAACTTGTCAGGAAATGGGGGTATCTCTACCTACTATTGTGGAAAAACCTGATAACTATAATCAATTACAAAGAATCAAAAAAATTCAACCTGATTTGGTGATAACGGGTATGGCTCACGCTAATCCTTTAGAAGCAAGAGGAATCAGCACAAAATGGTCTGTAGAGTTCACTTTTGCCCAAATTCATGGTTTTACTAATGCCCGTGATATTTTAGAGTTAGTAACTCGTCCTTTAAGACGTAATAATAATTTGAAGGATTTAGGTTGGAGTAAATTAGTTAAAGAAGAAGCAACTTTGTAA
- a CDS encoding NIL domain-containing protein, with protein sequence MKKRVTLSFPRTVVQMPVTYRLAKEFNIAANIIRAAVAPNQVGKLVLELSGDIDQLEAAIDWMKSNNIGVSLTTGEIVIDEEICVHCGLCTGVCPTESLTINPSSYQLQFRQQTCIVCEQCIPTCPVQAITSNM encoded by the coding sequence ATGAAGAAAAGAGTAACCCTTAGTTTTCCCCGTACAGTGGTACAAATGCCCGTTACTTATCGATTGGCAAAAGAATTTAACATTGCGGCAAATATTATTCGAGCGGCTGTTGCCCCAAATCAAGTCGGGAAACTGGTTTTAGAGTTATCGGGAGATATTGATCAATTAGAAGCTGCGATCGATTGGATGAAAAGCAATAACATAGGAGTATCCCTAACAACAGGAGAAATAGTTATTGATGAGGAAATTTGTGTTCACTGCGGTTTGTGTACAGGAGTATGTCCCACAGAATCTTTAACCATTAATCCTAGTAGTTATCAATTACAATTTAGGCAACAAACTTGTATTGTTTGTGAACAATGTATTCCCACTTGCCCTGTACAAGCTATTACAAGCAATATGTAA
- a CDS encoding pantothenate kinase, giving the protein MENWLGLMIGNSRLHWAYFQGKELRKTWNTLSADTVKELEAVLDEELFGHIQSRMSLYVASVVPSATKIYLSLPQTIIINYQKIPLHNIYDSMGCDRILALWGGGCHYGFPCLVIDSGTALTFSGADEKQNFQGGAIMPGVRLQLQTLFFNTAALPEVQIMGEITPRWATNTPCAIQSGVVYTIVAGIKDFAQDWFKKYPQSKVVLTGGDALLLSRYLADIDPDFSQKLIIDPDLIFWGMQYYQSAIEFSS; this is encoded by the coding sequence ATGGAAAATTGGTTAGGCTTGATGATTGGTAATTCTCGACTCCATTGGGCTTATTTTCAGGGTAAAGAATTAAGAAAAACATGGAATACCCTTTCGGCGGATACTGTCAAAGAATTAGAAGCGGTTTTAGATGAGGAGCTTTTTGGCCATATTCAGAGTCGAATGTCTTTATATGTGGCTTCGGTTGTGCCATCGGCTACGAAAATTTATCTTTCCTTACCTCAAACAATTATCATTAATTATCAAAAAATACCCCTACACAATATTTATGATAGTATGGGGTGCGATCGCATCTTAGCTTTATGGGGGGGAGGATGTCATTATGGTTTTCCTTGCCTAGTAATTGATAGTGGTACAGCTTTAACCTTTTCGGGAGCAGATGAGAAACAAAACTTTCAAGGGGGGGCTATTATGCCGGGGGTAAGATTACAATTACAAACCCTTTTCTTTAACACAGCCGCTTTACCTGAAGTACAAATTATGGGGGAGATAACTCCCCGTTGGGCGACAAATACCCCCTGTGCCATCCAAAGTGGTGTCGTTTATACTATCGTTGCGGGAATCAAAGATTTTGCTCAAGATTGGTTCAAAAAATATCCCCAAAGTAAAGTCGTTTTGACAGGGGGAGACGCTTTATTATTATCTCGATATTTAGCAGATATTGATCCTGATTTTAGTCAAAAACTAATTATCGATCCTGATTTAATTTTTTGGGGTATGCAATATTATCAAAGTGCGATCGAATTTAGTAGTTAA
- a CDS encoding 4-hydroxybenzoate solanesyltransferase translates to MVSSPELKSSSLVENIVKLLRWDKPAGRLILMIPALWALFLAGEGKPPLPLVGVVILGSLATSAAGCVINDLWDRNLDNQVERTKTRPLASRALSVRVGIVVFFISLACAAVLAFYLNALSFWLCVGAVPFIVCYPLAKRVFPVPQLVLSLAWGFAVLISWSAVTGNLNNNTWLLWGATVTWTMGFDTVYAMSDKEDDLKVGINSSAIFFDDLVGDAVGLFYALTAGLFAYIAMVNGFNLFFGVAWAIAVILWVGQYIQIRGINQDSINYGQIFSQNVWIGFILLLGIILGVR, encoded by the coding sequence ATGGTTTCTTCCCCTGAACTAAAATCATCATCTTTGGTGGAAAATATCGTTAAATTGTTGCGTTGGGATAAACCCGCAGGAAGACTTATCTTAATGATACCTGCATTGTGGGCTTTATTTTTAGCTGGAGAGGGAAAACCTCCTTTACCTTTAGTTGGGGTTGTTATTCTCGGCAGTTTAGCTACCAGTGCGGCTGGTTGTGTTATTAATGATTTATGGGATCGAAATCTTGATAATCAGGTGGAAAGAACTAAAACTCGCCCTCTTGCCTCCCGTGCCTTATCGGTAAGGGTGGGAATAGTTGTCTTTTTTATTAGTTTAGCTTGTGCGGCGGTGTTGGCTTTTTATCTTAATGCCCTCAGTTTTTGGCTTTGTGTGGGGGCTGTACCTTTTATTGTCTGTTATCCTTTAGCAAAGAGGGTTTTTCCTGTGCCTCAATTGGTTTTATCATTGGCGTGGGGATTTGCTGTATTAATCAGTTGGAGTGCGGTGACAGGGAATTTGAATAATAATACCTGGTTGTTGTGGGGGGCAACGGTAACATGGACGATGGGGTTTGATACGGTATATGCTATGAGTGATAAAGAAGATGATCTCAAGGTGGGAATCAATTCGAGTGCCATCTTTTTTGATGATTTGGTGGGGGATGCAGTCGGCTTATTTTATGCCCTTACGGCTGGTTTATTTGCTTATATTGCGATGGTTAATGGTTTCAACCTCTTTTTTGGGGTAGCATGGGCGATCGCAGTTATTTTATGGGTGGGGCAGTATATCCAAATTAGGGGCATTAATCAGGATTCGATTAATTATGGTCAAATTTTTAGTCAGAATGTCTGGATTGGCTTTATTTTACTGTTAGGAATTATTTTGGGGGTGAGATAA
- a CDS encoding (2Fe-2S) ferredoxin domain-containing protein gives MLKENLFLCMGSACHQLGVYEVLPKLQALMSEYNIDQIVELKGCFCLETCSSGIVMKFKDHLFINISPQNLEEKFIHEILPMIK, from the coding sequence ATGCTTAAAGAAAACTTATTTTTATGTATGGGTTCAGCCTGTCATCAGTTAGGAGTTTATGAAGTTTTACCAAAACTACAAGCATTAATGAGTGAGTATAATATAGACCAAATAGTTGAATTAAAAGGTTGTTTTTGCTTAGAAACTTGTAGCTCGGGAATTGTTATGAAATTTAAAGACCATTTATTTATTAATATTAGCCCTCAAAACTTAGAAGAAAAATTTATCCATGAAATTTTACCCATGATTAAATAA
- a CDS encoding cell division protein FtsQ/DivIB, with protein MVETIIGKSMANQTFVSTTTIRSRREERKKERRWRDFIAVVRFLMILSLTGGVFWFITLPNWVIKNSQQIDIEGNNLLSDDEVRSLIPLQYPQSLLKLSTQELGKNLQTLAPVNNVVIQKELFPPHLKISLEEKKPVAIALAPEIEEKTNKLTIQTIGYLDEDGVFVSNEVYHNLKENPEQLPTLKIIGAPQTYLPYWQELYGFLTQSTVKINTVDWQNPTNLVLLTDLGKIYLGAYTQKKFPQQLMVLEKLKVITAQVRREDIIYIDLTDPEIPSISKKEPVKEEKNSN; from the coding sequence GTGGTTGAAACCATCATTGGTAAATCAATGGCTAATCAAACTTTTGTTTCCACTACTACCATTAGAAGTCGCCGAGAAGAAAGAAAAAAAGAGCGTAGATGGCGAGATTTTATTGCAGTAGTACGTTTTTTGATGATTTTATCTTTAACAGGGGGAGTGTTTTGGTTTATTACTTTACCTAATTGGGTAATTAAGAATAGTCAGCAGATAGATATTGAAGGTAATAATTTACTTAGTGATGATGAGGTGCGTAGTTTAATTCCTTTACAGTATCCTCAATCTTTATTGAAGCTATCCACCCAAGAGTTAGGCAAAAATTTACAGACTTTAGCACCAGTTAACAATGTTGTTATTCAAAAAGAGTTATTCCCCCCTCATTTAAAAATTTCTTTAGAAGAGAAAAAACCAGTTGCGATCGCACTTGCTCCTGAAATAGAGGAAAAAACCAATAAATTAACAATTCAAACTATCGGATATTTAGATGAAGATGGAGTATTTGTTTCTAATGAAGTGTACCACAATTTAAAAGAAAATCCAGAGCAACTACCGACATTAAAAATAATTGGAGCGCCCCAGACTTATCTTCCTTATTGGCAAGAATTATATGGGTTTTTGACTCAATCTACTGTCAAGATTAATACCGTTGACTGGCAAAATCCTACTAACCTAGTACTACTTACGGACTTAGGAAAAATATACTTAGGTGCTTATACCCAGAAAAAATTTCCACAACAACTAATGGTATTAGAAAAACTTAAAGTTATTACTGCCCAAGTGCGTCGAGAAGATATTATCTATATTGATTTAACAGACCCTGAAATTCCTTCCATTAGTAAAAAAGAACCAGTGAAAGAGGAGAAAAATAGCAATTAA
- a CDS encoding NAD(P)/FAD-dependent oxidoreductase has product MKKIIIVGSGIVGSAIAYELSNNSEFDITLIDEKNPGTGATGAALGILMAIISLKTKGRAWKLRELSLKRYKTLISELENFTGLSIPHNRQGIVKLLFTEEQLQRYAKLAQFRASQGYKLDIWDQSLLKFHCPEINTSSIVGAVYSPDDWQVSPTFLTKALVKGASMKGVKCIFGEKVKGLNIRSENHTEVILENQSLSADIVIIATGLGTSSLLESLHIPIEIKPVLGQALLVKYDQWQSKEDFNPVITGNDIHIAPMGNNEFWLGATVEFPDSKGEVIAKDQLLQNLRSDAIAFCPSLAQAPIMLSWTGKRPRPEGKSAPIIEKLEPYKNIILATGHYRNGVLLAPATALIIKEMIT; this is encoded by the coding sequence ATGAAAAAAATTATTATTGTCGGTAGTGGTATTGTAGGAAGTGCGATCGCATATGAACTAAGTAATAATTCTGAATTTGATATTACCTTAATCGATGAAAAAAATCCAGGCACGGGGGCAACTGGGGCGGCTTTGGGAATTTTAATGGCAATTATTAGTCTTAAAACGAAAGGCAGAGCTTGGAAATTAAGGGAGTTAAGTCTTAAGCGATATAAAACTTTGATTTCCGAATTAGAAAATTTCACAGGTTTATCAATTCCCCATAATCGGCAGGGTATTGTCAAGTTATTATTTACAGAGGAACAACTTCAAAGATACGCAAAATTAGCCCAATTTAGGGCTTCTCAGGGCTATAAATTGGATATTTGGGATCAATCTTTATTAAAATTTCATTGTCCAGAAATTAACACTTCTTCAATAGTTGGGGCTGTTTATTCCCCTGATGATTGGCAGGTTAGTCCTACATTTTTAACTAAAGCCCTTGTCAAAGGTGCATCGATGAAAGGAGTTAAATGTATTTTCGGAGAGAAAGTTAAGGGTTTGAATATTCGTTCGGAAAATCATACTGAAGTTATTTTAGAAAATCAATCTTTATCTGCAGATATAGTAATTATAGCAACGGGTTTAGGTACTTCTTCTCTATTAGAATCATTGCACATACCCATCGAAATTAAACCAGTATTAGGACAAGCATTGTTAGTAAAATATGACCAATGGCAAAGCAAAGAGGATTTTAATCCAGTCATTACGGGAAATGATATTCATATCGCCCCTATGGGTAATAATGAGTTTTGGTTAGGGGCAACCGTCGAATTTCCTGATAGTAAGGGAGAAGTCATTGCAAAAGACCAATTATTACAAAATTTACGCTCAGATGCGATCGCATTTTGTCCCAGTTTAGCCCAAGCTCCCATCATGTTATCATGGACAGGGAAAAGACCACGTCCCGAAGGGAAATCTGCTCCTATAATTGAAAAATTAGAACCCTACAAAAATATTATCTTAGCAACGGGACATTATCGTAATGGTGTTTTACTAGCCCCCGCTACCGCTTTAATAATCAAAGAAATGATAACTTAA